DNA from Ignavibacteriales bacterium:
ATAATCCAAATAATTTAATATCTGAACTCATACAGGACGAGTATTTTGAAAGCACTTGGTTACATTCGCAAAAAGATATATATACATACGAATCACTAAATCTTATTGAAGATAAGATTCTACGTTGGAGTACCTTCGATTGGGATACAAGTAGCAGAATAATTTATTCATATAATTCTAATGACAAATGTATTGAGCGACAATTTCAACGCTATCGATTCGGGTGGGAAGACTGGACACGATATACTTTTGAATTTGATGAATTTGGATTTAAAAATTGAAAGTAGTTATACTTGGGTTTTTACTGAGTGGGTTAACAATCACAAGTATTTATACAATTATTCTCCTATTACCAGTATAGAAACAGATAGGATTCAATCTATCGGTTATCTATTACAACAAAACTACCCAAACCCATTTAATCCAAGCACAAAAATAAGTTGGCAGTCTCCAGTCGACAGTTGGCAAACTTTAAAGGTTTACGATATTCTAGGAAACGAGGTTGCTACTTTGGTGAATGAGTATAGAAATGCTGGAAGTTACGAAGTAGATTTTCAGTCTTCAGTCGGCAGTCATCAGTTGGCAAATGGAGTTTATTTTTACCAGCTAAGAGTTGGTGATTTTGTTGAAACGAAGAAGATGATACTTCTAAAGTAAGCTTTGCGTTCTTTGCGTCTCTGCGTCAGAAAAAGGATTTCTCGCAAAGGCGCTAAGCCGCAGTTAGCGCATAATCTTATTC
Protein-coding regions in this window:
- a CDS encoding T9SS type A sorting domain-containing protein, which produces MNLDLKIESSYTWVFTEWVNNHKYLYNYSPITSIETDRIQSIGYLLQQNYPNPFNPSTKISWQSPVDSWQTLKVYDILGNEVATLVNEYRNAGSYEVDFQSSVGSHQLANGVYFYQLRVGDFVETKKMILLK